One window from the genome of Pararhizobium gei encodes:
- a CDS encoding ATP-binding cassette domain-containing protein, which produces MSVPIIHMENIKKHYGNVIALNGVTFDLRAGECHCLLGDNGAGKSTFIKTMSGVHKPTEGSITFEGKPLSFGSPRDAMEAGIATVFQDLAMIPLMSVTRNFFMGREPTKGRGLFKRFDIDHANEVTMAEMRKMGINLRAPDQAVGTLSGGERQTVAIARAVYFGAKVLILDEPTSALGVRQTANVLATIKRVREQGIGVVFISHNVRHAMAVGDRFTVLNRGQTLGTATRGDITAAQLQDMMAGGQEMASLEGSLGGTV; this is translated from the coding sequence ATGTCCGTACCAATCATCCACATGGAAAACATCAAGAAGCACTATGGTAACGTCATTGCGCTCAACGGTGTGACCTTTGACCTTAGAGCCGGCGAATGCCATTGCCTGCTCGGCGACAATGGCGCCGGCAAGTCGACCTTTATCAAGACCATGTCGGGCGTACACAAACCCACCGAAGGGTCCATCACCTTCGAGGGCAAGCCGCTTTCCTTCGGCAGCCCGCGCGATGCGATGGAAGCGGGCATCGCCACCGTCTTCCAGGATCTCGCCATGATCCCGCTGATGTCGGTGACGCGCAATTTTTTCATGGGCCGCGAGCCGACCAAGGGACGCGGCCTGTTCAAGCGCTTCGATATCGATCATGCCAACGAAGTTACCATGGCGGAAATGCGCAAGATGGGTATCAACCTTCGCGCGCCGGACCAGGCGGTTGGCACGCTCTCGGGTGGCGAGCGCCAGACGGTGGCTATCGCCCGTGCCGTCTATTTCGGCGCCAAGGTCCTGATCCTCGACGAGCCGACGTCGGCACTCGGGGTGCGGCAGACCGCCAACGTGCTGGCCACTATCAAGCGTGTGCGCGAGCAGGGCATCGGCGTGGTGTTCATCTCGCACAATGTCCGGCATGCGATGGCGGTCGGAGACCGCTTTACCGTGCTCAATCGCGGCCAGACGCTCGGTACGGCGACACGCGGAGACATCACGGCAGCACAGCTGCAGGACATGATGGCCGGTGGCCAGGAAATGGCCTCCCTCGAAGGCTCTCTCGGCGGAACGGTCTGA
- a CDS encoding ABC transporter permease, translating into MSTDSIGRADERIKAESVVTKIMKRPELGAIGGVILVTLFFMITADRTMFTLSGVMNFMTPAAQLGILGIAAAMLMIGGEFDLSIGSMVAFAGMMFGVFVVNVGMPLMLAIPLTLLLAAALGAANGMIVLRTGLPSFIVTLAGLFVLRGASLVGLKVFTGGSTQLRGIREAVEGDFLAPLFSGDAFGFTMRWLAEAGIVDSFKSGVPKVPGIPVEIIWFGAFALVATYVLLRTPAGNWIFATGGDARAAQNSGVPVRRVKISLFMLTAMAAALVAIITVMDAGSTDARRGFMKEFEAIIAAVIGGCLLTGGYGSAIGAFFGAIIFGMVTIGLTYTRFDQDWFQVFLGAMLLLAVIFNNVIRRRVTGER; encoded by the coding sequence ATGTCGACAGACTCAATCGGGCGTGCGGACGAGCGGATCAAGGCCGAATCCGTGGTCACGAAAATCATGAAACGGCCGGAGCTAGGGGCGATAGGGGGTGTGATCCTCGTTACGCTGTTCTTTATGATCACCGCCGACCGCACCATGTTCACCCTGTCGGGTGTCATGAATTTCATGACGCCGGCAGCACAGCTTGGCATCCTTGGCATCGCTGCGGCCATGCTGATGATTGGCGGTGAATTCGATCTTTCGATCGGCTCCATGGTGGCTTTTGCCGGCATGATGTTCGGCGTTTTCGTCGTGAATGTCGGCATGCCGCTGATGCTTGCCATACCACTGACACTCTTACTGGCTGCAGCTCTTGGCGCGGCAAATGGCATGATCGTGCTTCGCACCGGTCTGCCATCCTTTATCGTCACCCTTGCCGGCCTGTTTGTACTTCGCGGCGCATCGCTGGTTGGTTTGAAAGTTTTCACCGGTGGCTCGACCCAGTTGCGCGGTATCCGCGAAGCGGTCGAAGGCGACTTCCTGGCACCGCTTTTTTCGGGTGACGCTTTCGGCTTTACCATGAGATGGCTGGCCGAAGCGGGTATCGTCGACAGCTTCAAGTCGGGCGTGCCGAAAGTCCCGGGCATCCCGGTCGAAATCATCTGGTTCGGCGCCTTCGCGCTGGTCGCAACCTACGTCCTCCTGCGCACTCCCGCTGGCAACTGGATCTTTGCGACCGGGGGCGACGCCCGCGCTGCACAGAATTCCGGTGTGCCCGTGCGTCGTGTTAAAATCTCGCTATTCATGCTGACGGCCATGGCTGCGGCGCTGGTTGCCATCATTACCGTGATGGATGCCGGGTCCACCGACGCGCGCCGTGGGTTCATGAAGGAATTCGAGGCGATCATTGCTGCGGTCATCGGCGGCTGCCTTCTGACCGGCGGTTACGGTTCGGCGATCGGCGCCTTCTTCGGTGCGATCATTTTCGGAATGGTCACCATCGGCCTCACCTATACGCGCTTCGACCAGGACTGGTTCCAAGTCTTCCTTGGCGCTATGCTGCTGCTCGCCGTCATCTTCAACAACGTCATTCGCCGACGTGTGACCGGGGAGCGTTGA